A single genomic interval of Cucumis sativus cultivar 9930 chromosome 7, Cucumber_9930_V3, whole genome shotgun sequence harbors:
- the LOC105436086 gene encoding 7-deoxyloganetin glucosyltransferase, whose protein sequence is MGSLTKVDQGKQQPHAVLFPYPSQGHISPMLKLAKLFHHKGFHITFVNTEYNHRRLLRSRGPNSLDGLPDFHFRAIPDGLPPSDGNSTQHIPSLCYSASRNCLAPLCSLISEINSSGTVPPVSCIIGDGVMTFTVFAAQKFGIPIASFWTASACGCLGYMQYAKLVEQGLVPFKDENFTTNGDLEETIEWIPPMEKIRLRDIPSFIRTTDKDDIMLNFFLEQLETLPKANAIIMNTFDSLEHHVLEALSSKLPPIYPIGPINSLVAELIKDEKVKDIRSNLWDEQSECMKWLDSQQPNSVVYVNFGSITVMSPEHLVEFAWGLANSEKPFLWIVRPDLVEGETALLPAEFLAETKERGMLGDWCNQEEVLKHPSVGGFLTHSGWNSTMESIAGGVAMISWPFFAEQQTNCRYCKTEWGNGLEIDSNVRREDVEKLVRELMEGEKGEDMKRNAEEWKRKAEEACKNGGSSLTNLDRVISEILSSKEKSKLECQN, encoded by the exons atgggttCTCTTACCAAAGTAGACCAAGGAAAACAGCAACCTCATGCAGTGCTCTTCCCATACCCATCTCAAGGCCACATAAGTCCCATGCTAAAGCTTGCAAAACTCTTTCACCACAAAGGCTTTCACATAACGTTTGTCAATACAGAATACAACCATAGACGTCTCCTCAGATCCCGAGGTCCCAACTCTTTGGATGGCTTGCCTGACTTTCATTTCAGAGCCATTCCCGACGGCCTCCCACCGTCCGACGGCAACTCCACCCAACATATTCCTTCACTTTGCTATTCCGCTTCCCGCAATTGTTTGGCTCCACTCTGTAGTCTCATTTCGGAGATCAACTCGAGTGGCACCGTTCCACCTGTTTCCTGTATTATTGGCGATGGGGTCATGACTTTCACTGTTTTTGCTGCCCAGAAATTTGGTATTCCCATTGCTTCGTTTTGGACGGCTAGTGCTTGTGGGTGCCTTGGATATATGCAGTATGCTAAGCTTGTTGAACAGGGCTTGGTTCCTTTCAAAG ATGAAAACTTCACGACTAATGGGGATCTAGAAGAAACAATAGAATGGATTCCACCAATGGAGAAAATTCGTTTGAGAGACATTCCAAGCTTTATTAGAACGACAGATAAAGACGACATAATGCTCAACTTTTTCCTCGAACAATTAGAAACACTTCCCAAAGCCAATGCAATAATCATGAACACATTTGATTCCTTAGAGCACCATGTGTTGGAAGCACTTTCCTCAAAACTTCCTCCCATTTACCCAATTGGTCCAATCAACTCATTAGTTGCTGAGTTAATCAAAGACGAAAAAGTCAAGGACATCCGTTCAAATCTATGGGACGAGCAGTCAGAATGCATGAAATGGCTTGATTCACAACAACCCAACTCAGTAGTTTACGTCAACTTTGGAAGCATAACTGTGATGTCTCCTGAACACTTGGTGGAATTTGCATGGGGACTTGCCAATAGTGAGAAGCCCTTCTTGTGGATCGTAAGGCCAGATCTAGTGGAAGGGGAGACGGCATTGTTGCCGGCGGAGTTTTTGGCAGAAACGAAAGAAAGAGGGATGTTGGGGGATTGGTGTAACCAAGAAGAGGTTTTGAAGCATCCTTCGGTTGGAGGGTTTTTGACTCACAGTGGATGGAACTCGACGATGGAGAGTATTGCGGGAGGAGTGGCTATGATATCGTGGCCGTTCTTTGCAGAACAACAAACCAATTGTCGTTATTGTAAGACGGAGTGGGGAAATGGGTTGGAGATTGATAGCAATGTGAGGAGGGAGGACGTGGAGAAGCTTGTGAGGGAGTTGATGGAAGGAGAAAAGGGTGAAGACATGAAGAGAAATGCGGAAGAGTGGAAGAGGAAGGCTGAAGAGGCTTGTAAGAATGGTGGGTCATCCCTAACAAATTTAGATCGAGTCATTTCTGAAATTCTTTCCAGCAAAGAGAAATCAAAGCTTGAATGTCAAAATTAA